The sequence below is a genomic window from Deltaproteobacteria bacterium.
GCCGGGGTCGCCATTCAGTCGCCCAATTTTTTCGGCTGCATTGAGGACCTTCAAGAGGCGGGGGGACAGATCCACGAGACCGGCGCACTGTTTATTCCCTGCTTTACCGAGGCCCTGGCCTACGGACTCCTGAAAAGTCCGGGGAGTCAGGGTGCCGACATCGCCTGCGGCGAAGGGCAAAGCCTGGGAATACCCCTTTCTTATGGGGGCCCCGGCCTCGGAATGATCGCCAGCAGCAAGACCCATATGCGCAAACTGCCCGGCCGCCTGGTGGGCCAGACCAAAGATCTGGAGGGGAGGCGGGGATTCGTTTTGACCCTTGCCACCCGGGAGCAGCACATCCGGAGGGAAAAGGCCACCTCCAATATCTGCACCAACAACAGCCTCTGCGCCCTGGCCGCTGTGATGTACATGGCCTCTCTCGGAAAAACCGGGATCCGGGAACTGGCAGGCCTCAACCACGACAAGGCGGAGTATCTCAAAGCCCGCCTGAAAGAGGCCGGGTTCACCATCCCCTTTGAGCGGCCCTCGTTCAATGAATTTGTGGTGGAATTTCCAGAGGGATTTGACAGGACCTATGAACGCCTGCTGACCCAAAAAATGATTCCAGGCCTTGCCCTCAAGCCGTTTTACCCGGAATCCGCCGGCCACTATCTCTTGTGCGTGACAGAAACCAAATCCAGAGAGGCGATGGATGCCTTTGTCGGCATCTTAACAAAGACACTGAATTGAAGATGAACGGGCTGCAATTTGTTATCACACAGAGCCACAAAGCCCACAAAGAAGAAAATATCAAATTCTGACAACTACAGAATCTTCGTGCCTTGGTGTCTTTGTGTGAGCATATTTTTCCCGGTTTAGAGAGGTGATATCATGATGGATTCATTGGGCACCACAGGACTGATTCTGAACGAACCGCTGTTGTGGGAAAAGGGGAAAGCTGGACGGTGCGGATTTTCGCTCCCCAGACGGGATGTGGAGGCATCTCCCCTGGACCCCGGTCTTGTGGGCGACGGGCCTGACTTTCCGGAACTGAGCGAGGTGGACGTGGTGCGCCACTACACCCGCCTGTCTCAATGGAACTTTGGTGTGGATACCGGGATGTACCCCTTAGGGTCGTGCACCATGAAATACAATCCCAAGACCAACGAACGCCAGGCCGCCCTTCCGGGCTTTGCCGGGGCCCACCCCCTGATTCCCGACGCCCTTTCCCAGGGGGTGCTCCGGATGATGTTCGATCTGGAGCAGTATCTTATGGAGATCACCGGCATGGACGCGGCCACGCTCCAGCCGGCCGCAGGGGCCCACGGGGAGCTGACCGGCATGCTCCTCATCCACGCCTGGCACCAGAAGCGGGGGGCCCAGCGCACCCGGATCATTGTCCCGGACACGGCCCACGGCACCAATCCGGCCAGTGTGGCCCTGTGCGGATACCGGCCCGTGGCCGTGGCGTCAAATGAGCAGGGGATCCTCTCCGCCGAAGCGGTTGCAGCGGTCATGGACGACGACACAGCCGGCATCATGGTCACCAACCCCAACACCCTGGGGCTCTTTGAGGAAAATATCCTCGAGATCGCCGAGATCGTCCATTCGAGAGGGGGGCTGGTATATTGCGACGGTGCCAACATGAATGCGGTCATGGGGGTGGTGCAGATGGGGAAGATCGGGGTGGATGTGATGCACCTGAACCTCCACAAGACCTTTTCCACGCCCCACGGCGGCGGGGGCCCGGGTTCCGGCCCGGTGTGCGTCAAAAAAGAGCTGGAGCCATTTCTGCCCGTCCCCAGGGTGGTGAAGCGAGGCGGCGGCTATGCCCTGGAGGAAGACCGGCCCGACGCCATCGGAAGGCTTCAGGCCTTTTACGGCAATATCAGCGTCATGCTCAAGGCCTACAGCTATATCCGCACCATGGGACCGGAAGGCCTCAAAAAGGCCAGCCAACTGGCCGTGCTCAATGCCAACTATATCAAGGAGATGCTGAAGGGCACCCTCCATCTCCCTTATGACCGGCCCTGCATGCACGAATGCGTATTTTCCGACAAGCACCAGGCCCAGCACCATGTCACCACCCTCGACATGGCCAAACGGCTCATGGACTACGGATATCACCCGCCCACGATCTATTTCCCGCTGGTGGTGGCGGGGGCCATCATGATGGAGCCGACGGAAACCGAATCCAAGGAGGATATCGACAGCTATATCGACGCGTTCAAGGCCATTGTTCAGGAGGCCAAAACAGATCCGGACCTGCTGCACGATGCCCCCCGCAAATGCAAGGTCCGCCGGCTCGACGAGACCACCGCAGCCCGGAAACCGTGTCTGGCAGGATAGGTGGAATGGTCCTGACACCAATCCGTTGAACTCCCTGGACGGACCGCTTGCAGGTCCTTAATGCCGGGGTTTCTCCGGATTGCATACACAGGAGCCGCAATGCTCGACCCGAATAAGCTGGCCGTCATACATATCGTCAAAAAGGAACTGAATCTTTCCGATACGGAATACCGCGATACCCTGGAGAAGTTCGCCGGGGTCCGATCCGCCAAGGACCTGGATGAGCGCGGATTCCGAAAGCTCATGAACTATTTTGCGAGGAGCAAATACTACCGGGCCAAGCAGAACGGTATCAGCTTCAGGCAAAAGATGTTCATTCGGGATCTTAAGGCCCAACTCGAGTGGGACGAACCCCATTTCAAGAATTTTCTGAAGAAA
It includes:
- the gcvPA gene encoding aminomethyl-transferring glycine dehydrogenase subunit GcvPA, translated to MHYLPHTDEDIQAMLQVVGVDHLDDLFSTVPEDCRVKTPLNLPDSLSEWELNDHMEVLAGGMAAGQGYQTFIGAGRYEHFIPASVSYLLGRSEFVTSYTPYQPEMSQGTLQAVYEYQTLAARLMGMEVATASHYDGATALAESLLMAVRVTGRTRVAVSRLVHPLYRQTVQTYFEPTGYEVVELPYLPDGTTDLGGLERIDDLAGVAIQSPNFFGCIEDLQEAGGQIHETGALFIPCFTEALAYGLLKSPGSQGADIACGEGQSLGIPLSYGGPGLGMIASSKTHMRKLPGRLVGQTKDLEGRRGFVLTLATREQHIRREKATSNICTNNSLCALAAVMYMASLGKTGIRELAGLNHDKAEYLKARLKEAGFTIPFERPSFNEFVVEFPEGFDRTYERLLTQKMIPGLALKPFYPESAGHYLLCVTETKSREAMDAFVGILTKTLN
- the gcvPB gene encoding aminomethyl-transferring glycine dehydrogenase subunit GcvPB; translation: MDSLGTTGLILNEPLLWEKGKAGRCGFSLPRRDVEASPLDPGLVGDGPDFPELSEVDVVRHYTRLSQWNFGVDTGMYPLGSCTMKYNPKTNERQAALPGFAGAHPLIPDALSQGVLRMMFDLEQYLMEITGMDAATLQPAAGAHGELTGMLLIHAWHQKRGAQRTRIIVPDTAHGTNPASVALCGYRPVAVASNEQGILSAEAVAAVMDDDTAGIMVTNPNTLGLFEENILEIAEIVHSRGGLVYCDGANMNAVMGVVQMGKIGVDVMHLNLHKTFSTPHGGGGPGSGPVCVKKELEPFLPVPRVVKRGGGYALEEDRPDAIGRLQAFYGNISVMLKAYSYIRTMGPEGLKKASQLAVLNANYIKEMLKGTLHLPYDRPCMHECVFSDKHQAQHHVTTLDMAKRLMDYGYHPPTIYFPLVVAGAIMMEPTETESKEDIDSYIDAFKAIVQEAKTDPDLLHDAPRKCKVRRLDETTAARKPCLAG
- a CDS encoding regulatory protein GemA; translation: MLDPNKLAVIHIVKKELNLSDTEYRDTLEKFAGVRSAKDLDERGFRKLMNYFARSKYYRAKQNGISFRQKMFIRDLKAQLEWDEPHFKNFLKKYYKKESIETFSKKEAGKLIESLKNVLKHQRAGEEENSR